From Pseudomonas vanderleydeniana, the proteins below share one genomic window:
- the pip gene encoding prolyl aminopeptidase has product MQTLYPQIKPYARHDLAVDEPHVLYVDESGSPEGLPVVFIHGGPGAGCDAQSRCYFDPTLYRIVTFDQRGCGRSTPHASLENNTTWDLVADLERIREHLGIDKWVLFGGSWGSTLALAYAQSHPERVHGLILRGIFLARPQDVEWLYQSGASRLFPDYWQDYVAPVPPEERDDLLGAFHKRLTGNDQIAQMHAAKAWSLWEGRTATLRPNPQVVDRFSEPQRALSIARIECHYFTNKSFLEPDQLIRDMDRIAHLPGVIVHGRYDAICPLDNAWALHQAWPNSELQVIRDAGHAASEPGITDALVRAANQMARRLLDLPPEEA; this is encoded by the coding sequence ATGCAGACTTTGTACCCGCAGATCAAACCCTACGCCCGGCACGATCTGGCCGTGGATGAGCCGCATGTGCTGTACGTCGATGAAAGCGGTTCGCCCGAGGGCTTGCCGGTGGTTTTCATTCATGGCGGCCCGGGTGCCGGCTGTGATGCCCAGAGCCGCTGCTACTTCGACCCGACCCTGTACCGGATCGTGACCTTCGACCAGCGTGGCTGCGGTCGCTCGACGCCGCACGCCAGCCTGGAGAACAACACCACCTGGGACCTGGTGGCTGACCTGGAGCGGATTCGCGAACACCTGGGTATCGACAAGTGGGTGCTGTTCGGCGGCTCCTGGGGTTCGACCCTGGCGCTGGCCTATGCGCAGAGCCACCCCGAGCGGGTTCACGGCCTGATCCTGCGCGGGATCTTCCTGGCCCGTCCGCAGGACGTCGAATGGCTCTACCAGAGCGGTGCCAGCCGCCTGTTCCCCGACTACTGGCAGGACTACGTGGCGCCGGTGCCGCCGGAGGAGCGCGACGACCTGCTCGGCGCCTTCCACAAGCGCCTGACCGGCAACGACCAGATCGCCCAGATGCACGCGGCCAAGGCCTGGTCGCTGTGGGAAGGGCGTACCGCAACCCTGCGGCCGAACCCGCAGGTGGTCGATCGTTTCTCCGAACCGCAGCGGGCCTTGTCGATCGCCCGGATCGAGTGCCATTACTTCACCAACAAGTCGTTCCTGGAGCCCGACCAACTGATCCGCGACATGGATCGGATCGCCCACCTGCCGGGGGTGATCGTGCACGGCCGCTACGATGCCATCTGCCCGCTGGACAACGCCTGGGCGCTGCACCAGGCCTGGCCCAACAGCGAGCTGCAGGTGATCCGCGATGCCGGCCACGCCGCCTCGGAACCGGGCATCACCGATGCGCTGGTGCGTGCCGCGAACCAGATGGCGCGGCGCCTGCTCGACCTGCCTCCCGAAGAAGCATGA
- the dtd gene encoding D-aminoacyl-tRNA deacylase, with translation MRGLLQRVSGARVEVGGEVVGAIDQGLLVLLAVEPGDTRASADKLLHKLLNYRVFSDPQGKMNLSLADTGGGLLLVSQFTLAADTRSGLRPSFSTAAPPALAEELFDYVVAQAQQLHGQVATGRFGADMKVHLVNDGPVTFLLQT, from the coding sequence ATGAGGGGCCTGTTGCAGCGCGTCAGTGGCGCGCGGGTCGAAGTCGGGGGGGAAGTGGTCGGTGCCATCGACCAGGGTTTGCTGGTGCTGCTGGCCGTCGAGCCCGGGGACACCCGGGCCAGCGCCGACAAACTTCTGCATAAGCTGCTTAACTATCGGGTGTTCAGCGATCCCCAGGGCAAGATGAACCTTTCCCTGGCGGACACCGGCGGCGGTTTGCTGCTGGTGTCGCAGTTCACCCTGGCCGCCGATACCCGCAGCGGGCTGCGTCCGAGCTTCTCCACGGCCGCGCCACCGGCGCTTGCCGAAGAGCTTTTCGACTACGTGGTGGCACAGGCGCAGCAGTTGCATGGTCAGGTGGCGACGGGACGTTTCGGGGCGGACATGAAGGTTCATCTGGTCAATGATGGCCCGGTAACCTTCCTGTTACAGACCTGA
- a CDS encoding glucan biosynthesis protein G, whose amino-acid sequence MIVSPCNAPKLTARGLRKALVTGSALLCLLSAGQIFAFNLDDVAAKAKTLAGQKYEAPRSNLPNEFREMKFADYQKIRFLTDKAEWADQKTPFKLSFYHQGMHFDTPVKINEITANEVSEIKYDPSRFDFGDLKFDPKTTEQLGYAGFRVLYPINKADKQDEIMTMLGASYFRVVGKGQAYGLSARGMAIDTALPSGEEFPRFTEFWIQQPKPTDKHLVIFALLDSPRATGAYRLTLRPGADTIVDVKAQMFLRDKVGKLGVAPLTSMFLFGANQPSKVLNYRRELHDSAGLSIHAGNGEWLWRPLNNPKHLAVSNFSVENPRGFGLLQRGRDFSHYEDLDDRYDKRPSAWIEPKGDWGKGTVDLVEIPTADETNDNIVAFWNPEKLAQPGEAMNFAYRLHWTLDEAALHSPDSAWVKQTLKSTGDVKQSNLIRQPDGSVAYLVDFEGPSLKALPADAPVRSQVSVGDNAEVVENSLRYNPETEGWRLTLRLKIKDPGKSTELRAALVKDIVAAEPIKASSQVVKADKVAAKTQEKHEKHEKDVAKAADKDAAKAPEKDKAKDKKEHDAPAPAAEAAPTTPEPAKTEQVLTETWSYQLPADE is encoded by the coding sequence GTGATTGTTAGTCCCTGTAATGCACCAAAATTGACTGCCAGAGGGTTGAGAAAAGCGCTGGTGACGGGCTCCGCACTGCTTTGCCTGCTCAGTGCCGGCCAAATCTTTGCATTCAATCTGGACGATGTGGCGGCCAAGGCGAAGACCCTGGCCGGGCAGAAGTACGAAGCTCCGCGCAGTAATCTGCCGAACGAATTCCGTGAGATGAAGTTCGCGGACTACCAGAAAATCCGCTTCCTGACCGACAAGGCCGAATGGGCTGACCAGAAGACGCCGTTCAAGCTGTCGTTCTATCACCAGGGCATGCACTTCGACACGCCGGTGAAAATCAACGAAATCACTGCCAACGAAGTCTCGGAGATCAAGTACGATCCGAGCCGTTTCGATTTCGGTGACCTGAAGTTCGATCCGAAGACCACCGAGCAGCTGGGTTATGCCGGCTTCCGTGTGCTGTATCCGATCAACAAGGCCGACAAGCAGGACGAGATCATGACCATGCTCGGCGCGAGTTATTTCCGCGTCGTGGGCAAGGGTCAGGCCTATGGCCTGTCCGCCCGGGGCATGGCGATCGATACCGCCTTGCCCTCCGGCGAGGAATTCCCGCGCTTCACCGAGTTCTGGATCCAGCAGCCCAAGCCGACCGACAAGCACCTGGTGATCTTCGCCCTGCTCGATTCGCCACGGGCGACCGGCGCCTACCGCCTGACCCTGCGCCCGGGTGCCGACACCATCGTCGACGTGAAGGCGCAGATGTTCCTGCGTGACAAGGTCGGCAAGCTGGGCGTGGCCCCGCTGACCAGCATGTTCCTGTTCGGCGCCAACCAGCCGTCGAAGGTCCTCAACTATCGTCGCGAGCTGCACGACTCCGCCGGGCTGTCGATCCACGCTGGCAACGGCGAGTGGCTGTGGCGTCCGCTGAACAACCCGAAACACCTGGCGGTGAGCAACTTCTCCGTGGAGAACCCGCGTGGTTTCGGCCTGCTGCAGCGTGGCCGCGACTTCAGCCACTACGAAGACCTCGACGACCGCTACGACAAGCGCCCAAGCGCCTGGATCGAGCCGAAGGGTGACTGGGGCAAGGGCACTGTCGACCTGGTGGAAATCCCGACCGCTGACGAAACCAACGACAACATCGTGGCTTTCTGGAATCCGGAAAAGCTCGCCCAGCCAGGTGAGGCGATGAATTTCGCCTACCGCCTGCACTGGACCCTGGATGAGGCTGCCCTGCATTCGCCGGACAGTGCCTGGGTCAAGCAGACCCTGAAATCCACCGGTGACGTCAAGCAGTCGAACCTGATCCGTCAACCGGACGGCAGCGTGGCCTACCTGGTCGATTTCGAGGGTCCGTCCCTCAAGGCCTTGCCGGCAGATGCGCCAGTGCGCAGCCAGGTCAGCGTCGGCGACAACGCCGAAGTGGTCGAGAACAGCCTGCGCTACAACCCGGAAACCGAAGGCTGGCGCCTGACCCTGCGCCTGAAGATCAAGGATCCGGGCAAGTCCACCGAACTGCGCGCCGCGCTGGTCAAGGACATCGTCGCCGCCGAGCCGATCAAGGCTTCGTCCCAGGTGGTCAAGGCCGACAAGGTCGCCGCCAAGACCCAGGAAAAGCACGAGAAGCACGAGAAGGACGTGGCCAAGGCCGCGGACAAGGACGCCGCCAAGGCTCCAGAGAAAGACAAGGCCAAGGACAAGAAAGAGCATGACGCCCCGGCGCCAGCTGCCGAGGCTGCCCCAACCACCCCGGAACCGGCCAAGACCGAACAGGTCCTGACTGAGACCTGGAGCTACCAGTTGCCTGCCGATGAGTAA
- the mdoH gene encoding glucans biosynthesis glucosyltransferase MdoH, translating to MSNSIAQPEALSEYLAHLPLSAEQRAELASCGSFAELHERLSAEPAVDSAEAAQASVGRRLTLDSAVDLEEAEMLSVDAAGRVRLKATPPVRRTRVVPEPWRTNILVRGWRRLTGRSNPPAPKDDRRELPHARWRTVGSIRRYILLLLMLGQTIVAGWYMKGIMPYQGWSFVDLNEVLHQPILQTARQVLPYALQTTILVMFGILFCWVSAGFWTALMGFLELLTGHDKYRISGASAGSEPIPADARTAIVMPICNEDVARVFAGLRATFESVAATGDLDRFDFFVLSDSNDTDICVAEQQAWLDVCREASGFGKIFYRRRRRRVKRKSGNLDDFCRRWGGDYKYMVVLDADSVMSGECLTSLVRLMEATPDAGIIQTAPRASGMDTLYARMQQFATRVYGPLFTAGLHFWQLGESHYWGHNAIIRMKPFIEHCALAPLPGKGAFAGAILSHDFVEAALMRRAGWGVWIAYDLPGSYEELPPNLLDELKRDRRWCHGNLMNFRLFLVKGMHPVHRAVFLTGVMSYLSAPLWFFFLVLSTALLAVNTLMEPQYFMEPRQLYPLWPQWHPDKAVALFSTTIVLLFLPKLLSVILIWAKGAKEFGGKFKVTVSMLLEMLFSMLLAPVRMIFHTRFVLAAFLGWAATWNSPQRDDDSTPWSEAVRRHGPQTLLGAAWALLVIWLNPSFLWWLVPIVGSLMLSIPVSVISSRVNLGLRSKDEQLFLIPEEYNPPQALQATDEYTHENRWHALNDGFIRAVVDPRQNALACALATSRHLQAEPIEWLRIERVRHALKAGPAALDNHARLQLLSDPVALARLHAQVWSEGHGEWLDAWRASVKADPHAPLLPLQPAMAVGQPA from the coding sequence ATGAGTAATTCTATCGCCCAGCCAGAGGCTCTCTCCGAGTATCTGGCGCACCTGCCACTAAGTGCCGAGCAGCGCGCCGAATTGGCGAGCTGCGGCTCGTTCGCCGAGTTGCATGAGCGCCTCAGTGCCGAACCTGCCGTCGACTCCGCCGAGGCTGCGCAAGCCTCGGTGGGGCGTCGCCTGACTCTCGACAGTGCCGTCGACCTGGAAGAGGCCGAGATGCTGTCGGTCGACGCCGCGGGTCGGGTGCGCCTCAAGGCCACCCCGCCGGTCCGACGTACCCGTGTCGTGCCCGAGCCGTGGCGGACCAACATCCTGGTCCGTGGCTGGCGACGCCTGACCGGGCGCAGCAACCCGCCGGCACCCAAGGATGACCGGCGCGAGCTGCCGCATGCCCGCTGGCGGACTGTAGGCTCGATCCGGCGCTATATCCTGCTGCTTCTGATGCTCGGCCAGACCATCGTCGCCGGCTGGTACATGAAGGGCATCATGCCTTACCAGGGCTGGTCGTTCGTCGATCTCAACGAGGTGCTGCACCAGCCGATCCTGCAGACCGCGCGGCAGGTCCTGCCGTACGCCCTGCAGACCACCATTCTGGTGATGTTCGGGATCCTGTTCTGCTGGGTGTCGGCCGGCTTCTGGACCGCCCTGATGGGCTTCCTCGAATTGCTCACCGGACATGACAAGTACCGTATTTCCGGGGCCAGTGCCGGCAGCGAGCCGATCCCGGCCGATGCGCGCACCGCGATCGTCATGCCGATCTGCAACGAGGACGTGGCGCGGGTCTTCGCCGGCCTGCGGGCGACCTTCGAGTCGGTCGCGGCCACCGGTGACCTGGATCGCTTCGACTTCTTCGTCCTGAGCGACAGTAACGACACCGATATCTGCGTGGCCGAACAGCAGGCGTGGCTGGATGTCTGCCGTGAAGCCTCGGGCTTCGGCAAGATCTTCTACCGTCGCCGTCGCCGTCGGGTGAAGCGCAAGAGCGGCAACCTCGACGACTTCTGCCGTCGTTGGGGTGGCGACTACAAGTACATGGTCGTGCTCGACGCCGACAGCGTCATGAGCGGCGAGTGCCTGACCAGCCTGGTACGCCTGATGGAAGCCACGCCGGACGCCGGCATTATCCAGACCGCGCCTCGTGCGTCGGGCATGGATACCCTCTATGCGCGCATGCAGCAGTTCGCGACCCGCGTCTACGGTCCGCTGTTCACCGCCGGCCTGCACTTCTGGCAACTGGGCGAGTCGCACTATTGGGGCCACAACGCGATCATTCGCATGAAACCGTTCATCGAGCACTGCGCCCTGGCGCCGTTGCCCGGCAAGGGCGCGTTCGCCGGTGCGATCCTTTCCCACGACTTCGTCGAAGCCGCGCTGATGCGCCGTGCCGGCTGGGGCGTGTGGATCGCCTACGACCTGCCCGGCAGCTACGAGGAATTGCCGCCGAACCTGCTGGACGAGCTCAAGCGCGACCGTCGTTGGTGTCACGGCAACCTGATGAACTTCCGCCTGTTCCTGGTCAAGGGCATGCACCCGGTGCACCGCGCGGTGTTCCTCACCGGCGTGATGTCCTACCTGTCGGCGCCGCTGTGGTTCTTCTTCCTGGTGCTGTCGACGGCGCTGCTGGCGGTCAACACGCTGATGGAGCCGCAGTACTTCATGGAGCCGCGGCAGCTCTATCCGCTGTGGCCGCAATGGCATCCGGACAAGGCGGTGGCGTTGTTCTCCACCACCATCGTGCTGCTGTTCCTGCCCAAGCTGCTCAGCGTCATCCTGATCTGGGCCAAGGGCGCGAAAGAGTTCGGTGGCAAGTTCAAGGTGACCGTGTCGATGCTGCTGGAGATGCTGTTCTCCATGCTGCTGGCGCCGGTGCGGATGATTTTCCACACCCGTTTCGTCCTGGCCGCATTTCTTGGCTGGGCCGCGACCTGGAACTCGCCGCAGCGTGACGACGACTCCACGCCCTGGAGCGAGGCGGTTCGCCGTCATGGCCCGCAGACCCTGCTGGGGGCTGCCTGGGCGCTGCTGGTGATCTGGCTGAACCCGAGCTTCCTGTGGTGGCTGGTACCGATCGTCGGTTCGCTGATGCTGTCGATCCCGGTATCGGTGATCTCCAGCCGGGTCAACCTGGGCCTGCGCTCGAAGGATGAGCAGTTGTTCCTCATTCCCGAAGAGTACAACCCGCCCCAGGCATTGCAGGCGACCGACGAGTACACGCATGAGAACCGCTGGCACGCACTGAACGACGGCTTCATCCGGGCCGTGGTCGATCCGCGGCAGAACGCCCTGGCCTGTGCACTGGCAACTTCCCGGCACCTGCAGGCCGAGCCGATCGAGTGGCTGCGCATCGAGCGTGTACGGCATGCGTTGAAAGCCGGTCCGGCGGCGCTCGACAACCATGCCCGCCTGCAACTGCTCAGCGACCCGGTGGCCCTGGCCCGCCTGCATGCGCAGGTCTGGAGCGAAGGCCATGGCGAGTGGCTCGATGCCTGGCGTGCCTCGGTCAAGGCCGACCCGCACGCGCCGTTGCTGCCACTGCAACCGGCCATGGCCGTCGGCCAACCTGCCTGA
- a CDS encoding transporter substrate-binding domain-containing protein translates to MTKGYLALLLGVVVCLQACGLQAGAIDEAVRRGSLKVGTNPTYMPFQMTDRQGRVVGFEIDLLHEMSKALGVRLEILPSGYPQLIPDLLAGKIDLIASGMTLTPERNLRLNFSDPFIVVGQTMLIPQALGGTVESFEDLNDAGYRIRVKAGTTGEIVAKKLIGNAQLVSYATEEEGVRDVLDGKADAFIHDAPYNLVAVNRLGAGKLLCLDQPFTYERLAFGLKKGDHDSLNWINHFLHQIAEDGTYDRIHDKWFKDTAWLADLD, encoded by the coding sequence ATGACGAAAGGGTACCTGGCGCTGCTGCTGGGCGTGGTCGTATGCCTGCAGGCCTGCGGGCTCCAGGCCGGTGCCATCGACGAGGCGGTCAGGCGTGGCAGCCTCAAGGTGGGCACCAATCCGACCTACATGCCGTTTCAGATGACCGACCGGCAGGGGCGGGTGGTGGGGTTCGAGATCGACCTGCTGCATGAAATGAGCAAGGCCCTCGGCGTGCGCCTGGAGATACTGCCCAGCGGCTATCCGCAATTGATCCCCGACCTGCTGGCGGGCAAGATCGACCTGATCGCCAGCGGCATGACCCTGACCCCCGAGCGCAATCTGCGCCTGAACTTCAGCGATCCTTTCATCGTGGTCGGCCAGACGATGCTGATCCCGCAGGCGTTGGGCGGCACGGTCGAGAGTTTCGAGGACTTGAACGATGCCGGCTACCGTATTCGGGTCAAGGCCGGCACCACCGGGGAAATCGTCGCGAAGAAGCTGATCGGCAACGCCCAGCTGGTCAGCTACGCCACCGAGGAGGAGGGGGTGCGCGATGTGCTCGACGGCAAGGCCGATGCCTTCATTCACGACGCGCCCTACAACCTGGTGGCGGTGAACAGGCTGGGCGCCGGCAAGCTGCTCTGCCTGGACCAGCCGTTCACCTACGAACGCCTGGCGTTCGGCCTGAAGAAGGGCGACCACGACAGCCTGAACTGGATCAACCACTTCCTGCATCAGATCGCCGAAGACGGCACTTACGACCGGATCCACGACAAGTGGTTCAAGGACACCGCCTGGCTGGCCGACCTCGACTGA
- a CDS encoding methyl-accepting chemotaxis protein: MSVSLRKLISGISDGVTQIASAAEQLSAVTEQTSAGVNSQKAETDQVATAMHQMTATVQEVARNAEEASEAAVAADQQAREGDKVVGEAVAQIERLAAEVSHSTEAMSHLKAESDKIGSVLDVIKSVAEQTNLLALNAAIEAARAGEAGRGFAVVADEVRSLAQRTQKSTEEIEQLIVGLQGGTEQVATIMDNSRSLTDSSVELTRRAGGALESITRTVSAIQTMNQQIAAAAEQQSAVAEEINRSVLSVRDVSEQTASASEETAASSTELARLGNHLQMLVSQFRV; encoded by the coding sequence ATGAGCGTCAGCCTGCGCAAGCTGATCAGCGGAATCAGCGACGGCGTCACCCAGATCGCCAGCGCCGCCGAGCAGCTCTCCGCCGTAACCGAACAGACCAGCGCCGGGGTCAACAGCCAGAAGGCCGAGACCGACCAGGTCGCCACGGCCATGCACCAGATGACCGCCACCGTGCAGGAAGTCGCGCGTAACGCCGAGGAGGCCTCGGAAGCCGCTGTCGCCGCCGACCAGCAGGCCCGTGAAGGCGACAAGGTGGTGGGCGAGGCTGTGGCCCAGATCGAGCGCCTGGCCGCCGAGGTCAGTCACTCCACCGAAGCGATGAGCCACCTCAAGGCCGAAAGCGACAAGATCGGCAGCGTACTCGATGTGATCAAGTCGGTGGCCGAGCAGACCAACCTGCTGGCCCTCAACGCCGCCATCGAGGCCGCCCGTGCGGGCGAAGCCGGGCGTGGTTTCGCGGTGGTCGCCGACGAGGTCCGCAGCCTGGCCCAGCGGACCCAGAAATCCACCGAGGAAATCGAGCAGTTGATCGTCGGCCTGCAAGGTGGCACCGAGCAAGTGGCAACCATCATGGACAACAGCCGCAGCCTGACCGACAGCAGCGTCGAACTGACCCGCCGTGCCGGTGGCGCGCTGGAGAGCATCACCCGTACCGTGTCGGCGATCCAGACGATGAACCAGCAGATCGCCGCCGCTGCCGAACAGCAGAGCGCCGTGGCCGAGGAAATCAACCGCAGCGTGCTGAGCGTGCGTGACGTCTCCGAACAGACGGCCTCGGCCAGCGAGGAGACCGCCGCCTCCAGCACCGAACTGGCACGGCTGGGCAATCACCTGCAGATGCTGGTCAGCCAGTTCCGCGTCTGA
- a CDS encoding 16S rRNA (uracil(1498)-N(3))-methyltransferase: MNLLLLEEADFIAADRVVLRDRRLTHMQEVHRVAVGDSLRVGRIGGLMGSAQVLHLEAGEAQLQVSLDQPPPAKLPLTLVLALPRPKMLRRVFQTIATMGVPKLVLVNSYRVEKSFWQTPFLEPEAIREQLVLGLEQTRDTVLPEVIIEKRFKPFVEDRLPAISAGTLGLVGHPGSYPPCPRAVAEPVTLAIGPEGGWIPYEIELLGKSGLQPVQLGERILRVETAVTALLARLF, translated from the coding sequence GTGAACCTGCTGCTGCTGGAGGAGGCCGACTTCATCGCGGCCGACCGGGTCGTGCTGCGCGATCGACGCCTGACCCACATGCAGGAGGTCCACCGGGTCGCGGTGGGCGACAGCCTGCGGGTCGGGCGTATCGGCGGCCTGATGGGCAGCGCCCAGGTCCTGCACCTGGAGGCCGGTGAGGCCCAGCTACAGGTCAGCCTCGACCAGCCGCCGCCGGCCAAGCTGCCACTGACCCTGGTACTTGCCCTGCCGCGTCCGAAAATGCTCCGTCGGGTATTCCAGACCATCGCCACCATGGGCGTGCCCAAGCTGGTGCTGGTCAACAGCTACCGGGTGGAAAAGAGTTTCTGGCAGACGCCTTTCCTGGAACCCGAGGCGATTCGCGAGCAACTGGTCCTGGGCCTGGAACAGACCCGCGACACCGTGCTGCCGGAAGTCATCATCGAGAAGCGCTTCAAGCCCTTCGTCGAGGATCGCCTGCCGGCCATCAGCGCCGGGACCCTGGGGCTGGTCGGCCATCCGGGCAGCTACCCGCCCTGCCCCCGCGCGGTGGCGGAACCGGTGACCCTCGCCATCGGTCCGGAAGGTGGCTGGATTCCCTACGAAATCGAGCTGCTGGGCAAGTCCGGCCTGCAACCGGTACAGCTCGGCGAGCGCATCCTGCGCGTCGAAACCGCCGTCACCGCCCTCCTCGCCCGCCTATTCTGA
- the tatC gene encoding twin-arginine translocase subunit TatC — protein sequence MSDFPENDQQMPLVSHLTELRTRLLRCVAAIFLIFAGLFAFTQQIYTFVSTPLRQYLPTGATMIATDVSSPFLTPLKLTMMVSLFLAIPVILHQIWGFIAPGLYKHEKRVAVPLLVSSIVLFYTGMAFAYYLVFPLIFKFFAAATPAGVEMMTDITSYLDFVMTLFFAFGVAFEIPVAVVLLVWIGVVDVKYLKKIRPYVIIGCFVVGMILTPPDVFSQTLLAVPMWLLFEIGVLFGGLVSKRGEEEEEKPSDTGPQPPAPLA from the coding sequence ATGAGCGACTTTCCGGAAAACGACCAGCAGATGCCGCTGGTCTCGCACCTCACCGAGTTGCGCACCCGCCTGCTGCGTTGTGTCGCGGCGATCTTCCTGATCTTTGCCGGGCTGTTCGCCTTCACCCAGCAGATCTACACCTTCGTTTCCACGCCGCTGCGCCAGTACCTGCCGACCGGCGCGACGATGATCGCCACCGACGTCTCCTCGCCGTTCCTGACGCCACTCAAGCTGACCATGATGGTCTCGCTGTTCCTGGCGATCCCGGTGATCCTGCACCAGATATGGGGCTTCATCGCACCGGGCCTGTACAAGCATGAAAAGCGCGTCGCCGTGCCACTGCTGGTATCGAGCATCGTGCTGTTCTACACCGGCATGGCCTTCGCCTATTACCTGGTGTTCCCGCTGATCTTCAAGTTCTTCGCCGCCGCGACCCCGGCCGGCGTGGAGATGATGACCGACATCACCAGCTACCTCGACTTCGTGATGACGCTGTTCTTCGCCTTCGGCGTGGCGTTCGAGATCCCGGTGGCCGTGGTGCTGCTGGTATGGATCGGCGTGGTCGACGTCAAGTACCTGAAAAAGATCCGCCCATACGTGATCATCGGCTGCTTCGTGGTCGGCATGATCCTGACCCCACCGGACGTGTTCTCGCAGACGCTGCTGGCCGTGCCGATGTGGCTGCTGTTCGAGATCGGCGTGCTGTTCGGCGGCCTGGTCAGCAAGCGCGGCGAGGAAGAGGAAGAAAAGCCCTCCGACACTGGCCCACAGCCGCCAGCGCCACTCGCGTGA
- the tatB gene encoding Sec-independent protein translocase protein TatB has product MFGISFSELLLVGLVALLVLGPERLPGAARTAGLWVGRLKRSFNAIKQEVEREIGADEIRRQLHNEHIMSLEQEARKILSPVQEPVPQAQPQGPAQPVAEPAAQPASATPLPSDLPPATVAPGDAVPVLGAVEPAPHVPGETAAPAQTPGASAPHDPTLPPRAP; this is encoded by the coding sequence ATGTTCGGTATCAGCTTCAGTGAGCTGCTGCTCGTCGGCCTCGTGGCACTGCTGGTCCTCGGTCCCGAGCGCCTGCCAGGCGCCGCGCGGACAGCTGGCCTGTGGGTCGGACGGCTGAAGCGCAGCTTCAACGCGATCAAGCAGGAAGTGGAACGGGAAATCGGTGCCGACGAGATCCGTCGGCAACTGCACAACGAGCACATCATGTCCCTGGAACAGGAGGCTCGCAAGATCCTCTCCCCGGTCCAGGAGCCCGTACCCCAGGCACAGCCCCAGGGCCCGGCCCAGCCAGTTGCCGAGCCTGCGGCTCAGCCAGCCAGTGCAACGCCACTGCCGAGCGACCTGCCACCGGCCACCGTTGCCCCGGGCGACGCCGTGCCGGTGCTCGGCGCTGTCGAACCGGCCCCGCACGTTCCAGGCGAGACCGCTGCTCCTGCACAAACACCAGGTGCGTCAGCGCCTCATGACCCCACTTTGCCGCCGCGAGCCCCATGA
- a CDS encoding twin-arginine translocase TatA/TatE family subunit: protein MGIFDWKHWIVILIVVVLVFGTKKLKNLGTDVGESIKGFRKAMNDDEKPAEPVVPPTVQPAQPQPGAQQNAPHTIDVQAQKVEEPRNHS from the coding sequence ATGGGCATTTTTGACTGGAAACACTGGATCGTCATCCTGATCGTCGTCGTGCTGGTGTTTGGTACCAAGAAACTGAAGAACCTCGGCACCGACGTCGGCGAATCGATCAAGGGCTTTCGCAAGGCCATGAACGACGACGAGAAGCCGGCCGAGCCGGTGGTGCCGCCAACCGTACAGCCTGCCCAGCCGCAACCCGGCGCACAGCAGAACGCGCCACACACCATCGATGTGCAGGCACAGAAGGTCGAAGAGCCCCGCAATCATTCGTGA
- a CDS encoding phosphoribosyl-ATP diphosphatase: MTDTLTRLAQVLEERKGAAPDSSYVASLYHKGLNKILEKVGEESVETIIAAKDAATSGDCSDVIYETADLWFHSLVMLAQLGQHPQAVLDELDRRFGLSGHAEKASRPSA; the protein is encoded by the coding sequence ATGACCGATACCCTGACCCGCCTGGCCCAGGTACTGGAAGAGCGCAAGGGCGCCGCCCCCGACAGTTCCTATGTCGCCAGCCTGTACCACAAGGGTCTGAACAAGATCCTGGAGAAGGTCGGCGAGGAGTCCGTCGAAACCATCATCGCCGCCAAGGACGCCGCCACCAGTGGTGATTGCAGCGACGTGATCTACGAGACCGCCGACCTGTGGTTCCACAGCCTGGTCATGCTCGCCCAACTGGGCCAGCATCCGCAGGCCGTGCTGGATGAATTGGACCGTCGCTTCGGACTGTCCGGACACGCCGAGAAAGCCTCGCGCCCGTCCGCCTGA
- the hisI gene encoding phosphoribosyl-AMP cyclohydrolase, with protein sequence MKDWLDEIKWDSDGLVPAIAQDHKTGRVLMMAWMNREALQLTARENRAIYWSRSRGKLWRKGEESGHVQHLHEMRLDCDADVIILMVEQVGDIACHTGRQSCFYRVYENDGWKTVDPVLKDPHSIYAAGH encoded by the coding sequence ATGAAAGACTGGCTGGACGAGATCAAGTGGGACAGTGACGGCCTGGTGCCGGCCATTGCCCAGGATCACAAGACCGGGCGCGTGCTGATGATGGCCTGGATGAACCGCGAGGCACTGCAACTGACCGCCCGCGAAAATCGCGCCATCTACTGGTCACGTTCGCGTGGCAAGCTGTGGCGCAAGGGCGAGGAGTCCGGCCACGTGCAGCACCTGCATGAAATGCGCCTGGACTGCGACGCCGATGTGATCATCCTGATGGTCGAGCAGGTCGGCGATATCGCCTGCCACACCGGCCGCCAAAGCTGCTTCTACCGCGTCTACGAGAACGACGGCTGGAAGACGGTCGATCCGGTCCTCAAGGACCCGCACAGCATCTACGCAGCAGGACACTGA